The genomic stretch TTAAAATATTATAATTTAAAATAGTATATAACTAAGAATAGTATAGATTAAAAAAATTAAAAGTTAAAAACAATAAAAAAAAATTATCTATAAATAGCTATATTATTATTTTCGATTAATTCATTAACTTGATTCTTATAATCTACTTTAAATTTCTTCAATAGCTTTAAATATTTTTTATTGAAAGCTAACTTTAAAACAGTTGAAGAACCTTTTTTTAAAGATTTCACCTTTATTTTACTAATTAATTTACCTTTACTATAAACTCCAAGATAATTTTTATTTGAGGTAGTAATTCCAATGTTTTTAACTTTAATATAATACTTATTATTCTTTCTTATAATTTTAACTATCTTCAAATCAGGTTTATGAGTTTTTGCATTAGTAGCTGAAACTTTTTTAGCTTTATATCCATAACTACTTACAGTAGAGTTAAATAATTTAATAGTTAAAGTGGAAACATCAGACATTAATTTAGTTGTTTTTGCATGGATGTTTTTTGTACTAAATTCTCCTAATAATTTCCCATTATTATAGACACTAATATTAAAAATAGGTAAATTTTCGATTCCTTTTTTAGATCCATCTGTGTTTAAAGAAAAATAAGTGTTATAATTTAAATTATCTCCTATTTTGAGAGTATTGTTAGCCACTGTTGGACTTATTAATAATTTATAATGATTATTAACATTAAATCCTCTATATAAGCTACTTATGTTATCATTAGTTCCCCAAAAATTAAAATCAGCACTAGTGTTTCCTGCATTATTAAAGATTGTGTTTCCATAATAATCATAATTATTATAAAAAACACAGTAGTTAACAGTGAGATTACTTTCTTTATTAACTATAGCTCCACCATCTCTACCAATTAAACCATTAAATAATAACAAGTTGTTTCCAATGAATAGAGAATTTGTTATAAGCATGTATTTCCCACCATTTGTGTCAATTGCTCCTCCACCACTATAAGCTTTATTATTTATAAAAGCAGAGTTGTTTATAATAACTTTTTCACCGAATCTATTGTTAATAGCTCCACCATACATACTTCCAGTGTTATCTGTAAAAGAACAATTTAAAACAGTAAGATTCCCATTAATATTGAATATAGCTGCACCACGACCACCTTCAGAACAAGCTATATCACCATTACAATTTGCAAAATTATTATTAAAAAAACAGTTGATGAAAGTAGCATCCCCTGCGTTATAAATTGCAGCACCATTAGTATCTCGATAAGCATTAATAAAAACAATATTTTCAAATCTAACAATTGATCCATTATTAATATTAATCAAATTATATAAATTTTGACCATCTATAATTGATTTATTATTGCTATTAGTACCTTTTATAGTTAAATTCTTATTAATTGTAATATTATAATTACCTTCACCTTTATATACTCCACTAGAAAGAAGTATCGTTCCTTGAGAGCCAACACTATCAATAGCATTTGAAAGTGTTGCCTTAGAAGAGTTTTCAGACATTCCACTGTTTACATCATTCCCATTTGGACTTACATGTATTAAATTAGATGGGGCAGCTGAAGCAACATTTAAACATACAAATATTCCCAAAACAAAAATCACTACTAAAATATAATTTCTATTCATTTTATCCCCTTTAAATATAAATATTTAAATTAAATATAAACAGCTAGATTAAATATAACCAACTAAATTAGATATACTAATTAATTAACTATAATTAGTTAAGTTAAATATAATAGCTAACTAGTTAAATTAACAAAATTATTTATATAATTATTCGATATGAATTATTCATCATATAGCATATATTTAAATTATATTTTGTTTAATATAAAGTTTATTAAAAATAATATTAAAACTATTAATAACCTAAATCTAATTAAAAACAAAATTATTAAGAAATAAAATACATTCTAAATCATAATAGATATAAATTAGATATAAAATATGAATAGAAGGCTAAAATATAAATAAAGAGCTAAAATATGAACAGAAAAGATAAGGAAGTAAAAAATATAGATAATATGATTAATATTATTAAAAAATGCGATATAATAAGAATCGGTTTATTTGATAATGAATACCCTTATATAATCCCTCTTAACTTTGGATATTATTATGATAAAAACAAATCAGAATTAGAATTATACTTTCATGGAGCAAACACTGGTAAAAAATTAGATATTATTAAAAACAATGATAAAGCAGGATTTGAAATGGATTGTTCTACAGAATTAATTAAAGGTAGTAATCCATGTAATTATAGCATGAATTTTGAAAGTGTATGTGGAAATGGAAAAATCAGTATATTGCCAGAGGAAGAGAAATTAAAAGGATTGAAATATATAATGAAACAATACTCAAGCAATAATTTTAGTAATTATGATTTCAAATCAAAGGCAGTTGAAAAAACAACAGTTTTTAAATTATCTGTTAATGAAATTACTGGAAAATCTTCAATTAGAAAATAAATTAAATAGCGTTAAGCTAAATAACGAATTTATTAACTGTTTTTTATAACTTTAATTATTAATTATTCATATTCAATCAAATACCACTTAGCTTTATTTTGCTTAAATAAACGGTACTATATTTTCTTGTAAATTCATTAACAGGTTTTGATAAAATAGCACCATGACAATTTTCTTTTAATTTATAAATAAGGAATTTTTCATTGTTTATTTCAATAAAATCAGAGGGATTTTCTAATTTTAATTTGTTCAACTCATTTTTAATATTATAATATTCTTTTTCTTCAGTATCTATTAATTCACCAACATCTTCATTTTGTAGTTCATTGAACCTAATAGCTAATCCAACCATTCCATTAATTCTAAATCCTTTGAAATTAAAATTATATTTCCGAATTTCATCGATAATATTTAATGATTGGTTTTTAGTTATTTGAGTAGCAGGAATTTCATTATCTATTCCTAATAGATTTAATTTATAATTATTTCTCCATTCTCCTAATCTATAGACTGCATAGCTATCATCATTGAAAAATACTAATTTATCATCATCTTCAGCATAAAATTTAGTGCATTTACATGATTTTCCACAATTGCCATTACAAGAACAAGTCGAGTTACATTTACAACTTGAAATATTCCCATATTTATTTTTATTATTTAAATTAATCCCTTTATGATTATTTAAAATAGGATTAAAAATTCTATCAGAGTTTATACGTTTATTAATCATTTTTTAATCACCAAAAAGCCCTAAAATTCAATTAAAATAAATTGAACTAAATATGATAAAAATATCTAGACAAAAATTTAGGCATGCCTAAATAAATTTAGGTATACCTAAATATTTATTATAGTAGTATATAAATATTATGCAAAAATAATCGAAACAATGCAAATAATTAGAATAATTAGTGATTAGAATAATTAGAATAAAAAAATAAAAAATAGCTGAAACTAGAAAATGTAGAAAAATAATTAAAATACTGCAATAATTAAAACAATTAGGATAATAAAATAAAAGATTAATAAAAATAATAAAGTAAAAGACTAATAAAAATAATAAAATAAAGGATTAATAAAAAATAATCAAAATAAGAAATTAAAAAGAATTATTTCTTTTTAATAGATTTTTCAATCTTTTTAATTGCTTTATTAGCTGCTTTTTTAAAGTCTTTGTCTTTTTCTTTTCTTCTAGCTTTTTTAATTGGAGTTATAGCTTCTTCAACTTCCATATCACCAAGAGCCCTTATAGCTGCAAGACGAACACCCCAATCCTCTTCTTCTAACATGATTTTTTCAATATCATCGATTTTACTAGTTACTTTTAACTCACCAAGAGACCTTACAGCAACTTTACGAACACCAAAATCTTCATCATTAATACTTTTAGAAAAGTAATCAATAGCTTTATCACTACCAGAAGCTTTTAAAGCAAAAGAAGCAAATCTTTTATACTCTCCTTCTTCATTATCTGCTACTTCAAGAAGCCTATCAACAGCTAAATCTCCTAATTCTCCATTTAAATTTCCAAGATTTTCAGCAGCTTTATGTCTTACAGGAGTATTTTCATCATTCAAAGCCATGATTAAAGGCTCTATTACTTTTTCATCTTCAACTCCCTCTAAACTATTAACTGCAAGTTTTCTCAACTCAACATCATCATCAGATAATTTGGATATAGCTTCATCCACAGATAACTTTTCTTGATCTTTAGTCATAATCTCACCACTAAACAATTGATAATTAAATAATAAATATATTTATAAAATTATATTTATAAAATATCTAAAAAATATTTGTAAAATATCTAAAGCGTATTATAAAGATATCTATAAAGATATATATAAAATATAAGTATATAATTAAAAACTAAAAATATATAATCACAGTACAAATAATAATATAAAACTAAAAATATTTATTAATTTATACTATATTAATATATATTTATTAATCTAAGTGTCTAAATCAAAATTAAACTCATTTAAACTATTTTATTATTACAAAGATTATACTTTTTTAT from Methanobrevibacter arboriphilus JCM 13429 = DSM 1125 encodes the following:
- a CDS encoding pyridoxamine 5'-phosphate oxidase family protein, translated to MNRKDKEVKNIDNMINIIKKCDIIRIGLFDNEYPYIIPLNFGYYYDKNKSELELYFHGANTGKKLDIIKNNDKAGFEMDCSTELIKGSNPCNYSMNFESVCGNGKISILPEEEKLKGLKYIMKQYSSNNFSNYDFKSKAVEKTTVFKLSVNEITGKSSIRK
- a CDS encoding HEAT repeat domain-containing protein, encoding MTKDQEKLSVDEAISKLSDDDVELRKLAVNSLEGVEDEKVIEPLIMALNDENTPVRHKAAENLGNLNGELGDLAVDRLLEVADNEEGEYKRFASFALKASGSDKAIDYFSKSINDEDFGVRKVAVRSLGELKVTSKIDDIEKIMLEEEDWGVRLAAIRALGDMEVEEAITPIKKARRKEKDKDFKKAANKAIKKIEKSIKKK
- a CDS encoding CARDB domain-containing protein — protein: MNRNYILVVIFVLGIFVCLNVASAAPSNLIHVSPNGNDVNSGMSENSSKATLSNAIDSVGSQGTILLSSGVYKGEGNYNITINKNLTIKGTNSNNKSIIDGQNLYNLININNGSIVRFENIVFINAYRDTNGAAIYNAGDATFINCFFNNNFANCNGDIACSEGGRGAAIFNINGNLTVLNCSFTDNTGSMYGGAINNRFGEKVIINNSAFINNKAYSGGGAIDTNGGKYMLITNSLFIGNNLLLFNGLIGRDGGAIVNKESNLTVNYCVFYNNYDYYGNTIFNNAGNTSADFNFWGTNDNISSLYRGFNVNNHYKLLISPTVANNTLKIGDNLNYNTYFSLNTDGSKKGIENLPIFNISVYNNGKLLGEFSTKNIHAKTTKLMSDVSTLTIKLFNSTVSSYGYKAKKVSATNAKTHKPDLKIVKIIRKNNKYYIKVKNIGITTSNKNYLGVYSKGKLISKIKVKSLKKGSSTVLKLAFNKKYLKLLKKFKVDYKNQVNELIENNNIAIYR